CGATAGCAGATATAGTGCTAAACCATACCCCATCGCCGGGAAACTTTACAGTGACGGCGCAGCGAAAGCAGGCCCCTGTGCCTGTCTCCCCCTTTTTTCAGCCCCCTTGCAGGAGGTTCCCCTATGACGACCACCGCCATCTCCCGTTTCCGTGCCCCGCTGGGGCTGCTGCTCACCGCGCTGCTGGCAGCCTGCTCGTCCCAGAATGGCAACGGGTCGGCGTCCTCGGGAACTGCGGCCACGTCTCAGGCAGAGACGGTGACTACCAGTGCGGTCAGCACGACCAGCACCGAGACAACCAGTGGCAGTGCTAATAACAGTGCTGCCAGTAATAGTGCGGCCAGTGCAGCAACCGGCGGCGCCACCGCGCCGGAACTGCGGCTGGGGCTGTTTCCCAACGTAACCCACGCGGCCGGCCTGGTGGGCGTGGACAAAGACCTGTTCAAGAAGAACCTGGGCAGCACCACCCTGGCGGTCAGTCATTTTGCCAACGGTTCACAGATCAACGAGGCGTTTGCGGCCGGTGCGCTGGACGCGGCGTATGTGGGCCCCGGCCCGGCCATGAACGCTTTTATGCAGGGCATTCCGCTGAAAGTCTATGCCGGCGCGGCCAATGCGGGCGCAGTGCTGGTGGCGCAGTCGGGCAGCAAGGCGCAATCGGTCAAGGACCTGGCCGGGCTGAAAGTGGCGGTGCCTACCCGGGGGTCCACCCAGGACATCAGCCTGCGGCACCTGCTGCATGAAAACGGCCTGAAAACCACCGATGAGGGCGGCGACGTGACCGTGGTGCCGATCAACCCGGCCGATATGCCGGCTGCCTTTGCCGGCAGGCAGGTCGAGGCCGCACTGGTGCAGGAACCCTGGGGCACCGTGCTGGAAGACCAGGGCGCCCGGCTGCTAGTAGACGAAAAAGGCATCTGGGCGAATGGTGACTACACCACCACCGTCCTGGTCGTGAACAGCGACTACGCCGAGAAGTACCCCGGCACCCTCCAGGCACTGCTGAAAGCGCACCGTCAGGCGGTGGCCTTTGTGAAAGACCAGCCGGACGAGGCCCGCGCCGCTGTGGCCCGGCAGGTAGAAGCCATGACCGGCAAGCGCCCCAGCGACGCCGACCTGAAAAAAGCGCTGGGCCGCACCCAGGTGACCTGGGACATCAACCAGACCACCCTGGCCGAGTACGCCCAGCTGAACCAGGAAGCCGGGTTCTCGCGGCAGGTGCCGGACCTGAACAAGATGCTGGACCTCAGCGTGGTTCGCAGCCTGAACGAGTAATAGTGACCCGAGAGGGGCGCCCGCCTGAGCTACACAGGCAGGCGCCCTTTTCCTTTGGCTTAGAACCGGCGTTTGTGCCAGCTGCGGCGCAGGGCCAACGACAGTTCACGGCCGGCGGCCCGGTAGCGGCCGTTGATCACTTCGGCCAGAAAACGGGCCAGCGGCGGATTGGCGGTTACGCCGGGGTTCATGGTCATGGCCCGCAGCGGCAGCTGGCGCAGGTTGTGGGCCAAGTTCATGCTGGCGCCGCTGTCGTCAACCAGTTCGCGCTGATGCCACACCAGTGCCCGGAACAGGCTGCTGGCCAGCGGGTGCTCCTGCATGGCGTCCAGCGGGGTGTTGGCGGTGTACTCACCACTGCGGTAGTCGCGGTTTTCCGGCAGCGGCCGGCCATACAGCGCCCGGAACGCCGGCTGACCGATGCGCAGCGGGAAACCGGGATAGCGGTACTCATTCGGCAGCTGATCGGGCAGAGTCTCACCCGAGACCTGCAGGCGGTACTCCACCCGGATATCCCGCGACGAAGCCCCGATACGTACCTGCCACTCACCCGCCTCGGTGCGCCAGCGGCCCCAGAAAGGGTCGTAGTGGGCAAAGGCACGGGGCGGCAGCTGCAGGGTAATGTCCCGCGATTCGCCGGGCGCCAGGTCCACCCGGGCGTAGGCGGCCAGCTCCTGCCCCGGCCGCAGCACCGCCGAGGTGGCCTGCGAACGGCGCAGATACAGCTGCATGACCTCGGCACCGGCGCGGCTTCCTACATTGGACACGGTCAATGTCACTGAGCGGCCATCCGAGGAGGGCCGGGCGTCCGCATAGCGAAACCGGGTGTAGCTCAGGCCATGTCCGAAAGGAAACGGCACCGGCGCCGGCACGTCTTCCCGGTCAAAATAGCGGTAGCCCAGCAGCAGGCTCTCGCGGTACTCCACCGTGCGGGGACCACCCGGAAACTGCGCGGACGAGGGCCAGTGTTCCAGCTGCGCAGCCCAGCTCTCGGCCAGCCGCCCGCTGGGGCTGGCCGCTCCGCTCAGCAGGGCGGCCAGGGCGCTCCCGCCGGCTTCCCCGCCAAGGTACGCGTTCAGCAGCGCCGGCACCCGGTCGGCCCAGGGCAGTTCGGCCGGCGCGCCGCCCTGCAACACCACCACCATCCGCGAGTTGCTGAGTAGCAGTTCCTCAATCAGATCGTTGTGGCTGGCTGGAAGCCCCAGGTGCTGCCGGTCGATGCCCTCGACCTCGAAGGCTTCGGGCAGGCCCACGAACGCCACCACCACGTCCGCCTCGGCAGCCAGCCGCGCCGCTTCTGCCAGCAGCTCCGGGTCGGTTTCCTCGCCGTAGCGGTCGTAGCCGGCCGCGTAGCTCACCTGGGCCGCGCCGAAAGTTTCCCGCAGCGCTTCCAGCGGAATATCCAACTGCCGCGGCACCATCTGCGAGCTGCCGGCCCCCTGGTAGCGTGGCTGCGCTGCAAAAGCCCCAACGACCGCCAGTCGCTGGCCTTGGTGCAGCGGCAACAAGGGTGTGCCGGCCAGCGGTGCATTCTTCAGCAGCACACTGCCCTGAATCGCTGCTTCACGGGCCAGGGCGTGGGCCTCGGCTGGCACGAACGGCTCGGCAGCCTGGGCCTGTGCCGTGTCTGCCCGGGCGGCCAGTTGCAGCACCCGGGCGGCGGCGCGGCGCAGGTCGGCTTCCTGAATCTGGCCTGCTTGCAGGGCGACTTCCAGTGCCGGAGCCGTGAGGGCCGCCACGCCGGGCATATCAAGGTCCAGACCACTGCGGAAGGCGGCGGCCCGGTCGCTCACGGCGCCCCAGTCACTGACCACCAGGCCGTCGTAGCCCCATTCCTGGCGCAAAATGCCCTGCAGCAGCCGGGGCGACTCGCAGCAAAAGCGGCCGTTGACGCCGTTGTAGGCGGCCATCACCGTCCAGGGCCGAGCGTCCTGCACCGCTTTTTCAAAACTGGCCAGATACAGTTCGCGCAGCGCCCGCTCGTCCACCACCGCGTCAATCGACATTCGGCGGTATTCCTGGTTGTTCGCCACAAAATGCTTCAGGCTGGCACCCACGCCCTGGCTCTGAATGCCACTGATCCAGGCCACCGCCAGGTCGCCCGAAAGCAGCGGGGCCTCGGAGAAATACTCAAAGTTGCGCCCACACAGCGGGGACCGCTTGAGGTTGGCCCCCGGCCCCAGCAGCACATCCACCCCGGCCGCCCGGGCTTCCCGGCCTAACATCTGCCCCACTTCACGGATCAGGGCCGGGTTCCAGCTGGCGGCCAGCGCCGCCGCTGTAGGGTAACAGGTGGCCGGCGCGCTGTTGTCGAGGTCGGAGGTGGTCTGCTCGCCCAGCTGCCGGCGAATGCCATGGGGGCCGTCGGTCAGGTGCAGCGCCCGCGCGCCGCCCGCCGCCTAGGTGTGCCAGTAGTCGCTTCCCGAGAGCAGGGCCAGCACCTCGGCCAGCGGCAAGGCTTCTGCGCGGCGGAGGCAGGCCTGAAAGTCGGTCGAAGGAGAAGGGGCGGGCGGAGGTGTCGTGGCAGGCATGACAGGCAGTCTAGCGGGCCAGAGAGCCTTTTCAGCTGCTTGTGGCGCATGCTGGTGCATGTGCTCCAGGTGGCCGCCCCCTTGACACTCCTGCCCCCGGGGACTACACTTTTCCACCAGACCCCCATACGCGGGTCACACCTTTATCCAGAGCGGTGTAGGGATCTGGCCCGATAACCACCGCAGCAACCGGCCCTCATTACGGCTAAGGTGCTCTGCCAGCCCGCGTGAATCACGATGTGAAGCGACGGGAACGATAAGGGAAGGGGGCACCCCACCTACGGGTGGCAAGCGGCGCCAAGCGAGAACAGATTTTTCAGCGTTCCCTTCCGAGTTTTAACGCCCAGGAAAGGGAACGTTTTTTTATCTTCCGGCTGCCCCGCGTGGCCCGTTCCGCTGACCGCTCACTCACGAAGAGGTACTTTCCGTGACCACAGCGCCCCTCTTTGCCGTTTCTGCCGCCGGCACCGCCGCAGCTCAGCCTGCCGGCGGCCCCGCCCTGGAACTGCGCGGCATTACCAAACGCTTCGGTGACCACACCGCCCTTGACGACTTTACCCTCAGCGTGCCGCGTGGCAGCCGCACCGGCATCATCGGCCGCAGCGGCGCCGGCAAAAGCACCCTGGTCCGGCTACTGAGCGGCCTGGACACCCCCGATAGCGGCGAACTGCGGCTGAGCGGCGAGAACCTGCTGGCCCTCAGCCCTGCCCAGCGCCGCGCCCGGCAGGCCCGCACCGGGCTGGTATTCCAGCATTTCAACCTGCTGGCTCAGCGCACCGCCGTGCAGAACGTGGCTCTGCCGCTGGAATTTGCCGGCGTCCCCAAAGCCCGCCGTGAAGCGCTGGCCCGCGAGGCCCTGGCGCAGGTTGGCCTGGCTGACCTGGGTGGCCGCTACCCGGCGCAGCTGTCGGGCGGCCAAAAGCAGCGGGTAGGCATTGCCCGCGCCCTGGTCACCAACCCCGAACTGCTGCTGGCCGATGAAGCCACCAGCGCCCTGGACCCCGAAACCAGCGCCAGCATTCTGAACCTGCTGATCCGTATCCAGCAGGAGCGCGACCTGACCCTGATCATCGTGACCCACCAGATGGAAGTGGTGCGCAGCTCGACCACCCACGTGGCGGTGCTGGACCAGGGCCGGCTGGTGGAAAGCGGCGAAACCGGGCAGGTATTGGCCCGGCCGCAGCACGCGACCACCCGCGCCCTGCTGGGCGCCCACCAGCCGCAGGTGCAGCTGAGCGCGGATGAAGCGCTGCAGCAGCTGACCCTGCCTGCACTGGACGCGGCGGTGCTGAGCCGCCTGGCCGCGCTGGGTGGCCGGGTGGTAGAGGCGCAGCCCACCGTGATCGGTGGCCGCCAGCAGGTGCTGGCCTGGCTGGCGGTTCCGGCACAGTTCAGTGTCGCCGAGCTGTACGCTCAGCTGTTGGTCAACCCGGTGGAGGTGAGCGCATGACCCTGGATCCGGCTGTCTGGCCGCTGCTGTGGCAAGCCACGCTGCAAACCCTGTGGATGGTGATTCCCGCTGCCCTGCTGGGTCAGTTGCTGGGCACCCTGCTGGGCGTCTGGCTGACCCTGACCCGCCCCGGCGGGCTGACGCCCAACCCGGCGCTATACCGGGTGCTGGACGCTGTCGTCAACGTGGGCCGCTCTTTTCCCTTCATCATCTTGATGATCGTGCTGATTCCGCTGACCCGCGCCCTGGTCGGCACGTCTATCGGCAGCACCGCCGCCATCGTGCCGCTGACTGTGGCCGCCGTCCCGTTTCTGGCGCGGCTGGTAGAAGGCTCGCTGCGTGAGGTGCCGGCTGGCGTGACCGAGGCGGCCCGGGCCATGGGCGCCACCACCGGTCAGATCGTGACCAAGGTGCTGCTGCCCGAGGCCTTGCCGGGCCTGCTGCACTCCCTGACGGTGCTGGTCATCAGCCTGCTGGGGTACTCGGCCGTGGCCGGAGCCATCGGCGCCGGCGGGCTGGGCGACCTGGCCATTCGCTACGGGTATCAGCGGTTCGACACGCCCACCATGGTCGTGACCGTTGTGGCGTTGCTGCTGATCGTGCAGCTGATGCAGTGGCTGGGCGACTGGGCCGAGCGCCGCGCCGACCACCGCTGACCCATGTCTGGCCGCTCATTCTAGAGCCGGCGAATCCCTTTCCAAACCGGCAGAGTGCCACTTTTTACCCCTCATTTCCCTTCAAGGAGCACCTCTATGCGCCACGCCCTGCCTGCACCTGTCCTGCCCACGCTTGCCCTGACCAGT
This window of the Deinococcus sp. Marseille-Q6407 genome carries:
- a CDS encoding ABC transporter substrate-binding protein; this encodes MTTTAISRFRAPLGLLLTALLAACSSQNGNGSASSGTAATSQAETVTTSAVSTTSTETTSGSANNSAASNSAASAATGGATAPELRLGLFPNVTHAAGLVGVDKDLFKKNLGSTTLAVSHFANGSQINEAFAAGALDAAYVGPGPAMNAFMQGIPLKVYAGAANAGAVLVAQSGSKAQSVKDLAGLKVAVPTRGSTQDISLRHLLHENGLKTTDEGGDVTVVPINPADMPAAFAGRQVEAALVQEPWGTVLEDQGARLLVDEKGIWANGDYTTTVLVVNSDYAEKYPGTLQALLKAHRQAVAFVKDQPDEARAAVARQVEAMTGKRPSDADLKKALGRTQVTWDINQTTLAEYAQLNQEAGFSRQVPDLNKMLDLSVVRSLNE
- a CDS encoding glycoside hydrolase family 3 C-terminal domain-containing protein; amino-acid sequence: MHLTDGPHGIRRQLGEQTTSDLDNSAPATCYPTAAALAASWNPALIREVGQMLGREARAAGVDVLLGPGANLKRSPLCGRNFEYFSEAPLLSGDLAVAWISGIQSQGVGASLKHFVANNQEYRRMSIDAVVDERALRELYLASFEKAVQDARPWTVMAAYNGVNGRFCCESPRLLQGILRQEWGYDGLVVSDWGAVSDRAAAFRSGLDLDMPGVAALTAPALEVALQAGQIQEADLRRAAARVLQLAARADTAQAQAAEPFVPAEAHALAREAAIQGSVLLKNAPLAGTPLLPLHQGQRLAVVGAFAAQPRYQGAGSSQMVPRQLDIPLEALRETFGAAQVSYAAGYDRYGEETDPELLAEAARLAAEADVVVAFVGLPEAFEVEGIDRQHLGLPASHNDLIEELLLSNSRMVVVLQGGAPAELPWADRVPALLNAYLGGEAGGSALAALLSGAASPSGRLAESWAAQLEHWPSSAQFPGGPRTVEYRESLLLGYRYFDREDVPAPVPFPFGHGLSYTRFRYADARPSSDGRSVTLTVSNVGSRAGAEVMQLYLRRSQATSAVLRPGQELAAYARVDLAPGESRDITLQLPPRAFAHYDPFWGRWRTEAGEWQVRIGASSRDIRVEYRLQVSGETLPDQLPNEYRYPGFPLRIGQPAFRALYGRPLPENRDYRSGEYTANTPLDAMQEHPLASSLFRALVWHQRELVDDSGASMNLAHNLRQLPLRAMTMNPGVTANPPLARFLAEVINGRYRAAGRELSLALRRSWHKRRF
- a CDS encoding methionine ABC transporter permease — its product is MTLDPAVWPLLWQATLQTLWMVIPAALLGQLLGTLLGVWLTLTRPGGLTPNPALYRVLDAVVNVGRSFPFIILMIVLIPLTRALVGTSIGSTAAIVPLTVAAVPFLARLVEGSLREVPAGVTEAARAMGATTGQIVTKVLLPEALPGLLHSLTVLVISLLGYSAVAGAIGAGGLGDLAIRYGYQRFDTPTMVVTVVALLLIVQLMQWLGDWAERRADHR
- a CDS encoding methionine ABC transporter ATP-binding protein, which codes for MTTAPLFAVSAAGTAAAQPAGGPALELRGITKRFGDHTALDDFTLSVPRGSRTGIIGRSGAGKSTLVRLLSGLDTPDSGELRLSGENLLALSPAQRRARQARTGLVFQHFNLLAQRTAVQNVALPLEFAGVPKARREALAREALAQVGLADLGGRYPAQLSGGQKQRVGIARALVTNPELLLADEATSALDPETSASILNLLIRIQQERDLTLIIVTHQMEVVRSSTTHVAVLDQGRLVESGETGQVLARPQHATTRALLGAHQPQVQLSADEALQQLTLPALDAAVLSRLAALGGRVVEAQPTVIGGRQQVLAWLAVPAQFSVAELYAQLLVNPVEVSA